The region TCGTATCATGATGTGGTGAGGGTTTCCGAGATTCAGAAGGTTTTGGATATAAGCGGAGTCCAGACGTATGTGATTAACAGCGCAAGGGTTTTGTTCCTCAACGAGCGGCCTCAGCCTAAAGGTGGGAAAGCCGTCTCTCATCTCTGCCAAATCTGTGGGAGAAACCTCTTGGACACATTCCGCTTCTGTTCTCTCGGATGCAAGGttgattctctctctctctacttaaTTACTCAATTATCTTAACCAAGATAGATGATTAATGAGATGACGACTATGCTCATCAATAATCACAATTCGCAATtctactaattaatttattgttaTAATAATTCAAAATTGACATTGGAATGTATATATTATATGAATGTTAGCTTGTTGGAATAAAGGGAAATGGGGATGGAAGCTTTATTATCCATGGAATATCggcgtcatcatcatcatcaaatcAAGAGGAGGAAGAATTGCGTGAGGGGTCACAACAAGACATATACCCGCCCACGCCCCCTCCACCTCCAAGATCAAGAAGAAAAGGCATTCCTCAAAGGGCaccttttaggtcataattctttcttttttcctatttacaaatttaattaagATAATTACTCCTACACTACTTTATACAACTCACATTTTGGGGTCATTGTCCCCCTCCATAAAAAAGCAATTGTACGTACCAATATTTAattcacacaaaataaaaataaaaaaaaagagaacaaAATGTGTTGATGATATTGATGATTAATAATGCAAAAGAATTGTTATTGGAATTTGTTTGCAAGGGTGTATTATGTACATTATTGTAATTAACAAAGAAATTTATTTACAGAAGTAAAGTTGGCCATTTAAAAGTCCGTCCCGTTTCATATACTATAGTTTTCATGGGGTCATCAACTCACATGCTTCATTAAACACCCTTTATTTTCTGATTATTAACATTATAACATGCAATGAGGCAAATAACCTTTCTTTTATCGTTACTCGATTTGGATATTTTCTCTCCTGCCCTTTACTTAATCTCTAAATATAAGCAAAATTTTAGTCTTTATATTTCAACAATCTGAAGTAAGGAAAGTTCTATTCGAAGAAATCGAGGTTTGATGTTTAGTCTTTTTAGACGAAGAGAGCAATTCTTTTATTCATCCGACAGATTATTGTTAATTTAAAATGAGTTTTGAAGgattaaattatgaatttaacaGGTAGGGAGAAGGTTCGTTTTATCGTGGTTTGAAGCAATGAATACTCCCTTCAACCAATCAATTAATTAGTAGCAATTATGATTAGCCAACTAATTAATCCTTTAAGTAGCATTGATAAATTCAAACGTATTAATCTCACTAGGGCCATGGGGGCCACTCTTTGAATATAAATACTACATACATAGGCCAGCAACATGTATGGTCCTAAGTGAAATATAGAATTGATATAGGTGGTTGAATTTTTACGTTTAATTTGATAATGAATTTGTGGAAAATAGGCCGTAAATAGTGCGTTTATTAGACATGCGTAGAGAGTAGTATTTAATGGACGAATGCACTTCTATTGGCTTTAGTTGTCAATTGAATGCTCTCTCTATTAAtcacttaattaaaattatcatttacTAGTATATCTTTTGATTTTACAACTCCTTTGTGCTGATATCAAATTGACTAACAACCTCTATTTATTCAATCCGTTTATTGATTTTATAGGAGGCGAATCCACTTCTGGCACATTTGCTTGCTATATCCATCAATCCATCTAACAACCTCTATttataagacaaaataaaatagaaaaattagaaTTTCTTTTTTAGAAATACTTTATTTCAAGAGCGACATCTAAAAGGGGAAAATGTGCTATTTTGACTTGAATATATACCAAATTCGATTGAATTTGGTGAATAATTAAGGTTTGTGATGCATGATGGTAGTTTGGTTTTTCCATAACTGTTTGAATCATGttagtttaaatttctttaTATCAATATCATGTTATCGTATTTAATTAGGACCAGTTATTTTGGCAATGATGCATTGCCCATGTGCCTGCCCATCGTGATCCTATTTATTATGTATCATCTCTTTATTTAAGTAGAATATAGTAGCTGCATAGCGCCATcaatcattttatatatttttcaaacaaCTGATTTGACTGGataaaaagattagtttggAGTTATAATATTTGAATTATGAAGAAATGACAGATAAAATTTGTTTCAATATTAATAATATGACTCTACTATTTAGGCCCAATTTTAGATCAATTCGCCAGTCAATAGTCAGACATATAAAATGTGGGCCCATTATTAGCAGGCTTTAGGGGGatgtcaaatttaattttcaaattttgaggCCCAGAGAAGTGTGTTGTATTAATTCCAAATTTGATCCCTTGTTGTCACGCGTGTGCCGTCGTCGCATGGTGCATTTGCAAGAGCTGGATACACAGCTAGGACGAGAGATCGTGGATTGTTTTACAGTGCTCCAAGAAATGTAGTATAGACAGACAGATGTAGATCATCTACTTTAAACAAAACGGACTCAATGAGCATCAGAAATTCTGAATATATGTAACAAGAGTAAATCAAGAGCTACAAGCCCAAAGATGGACTACGTTTAACTTCACGGTGAATTCGCTTGAAAATGAGCAACAATAGGATTCGGCCTGCAAATTCGGATACGCGAACCCGAAATCTTTAAAATATTATACCTAATGTCAAACCCGTATGTGAATTCGGATACCCAAACCCGACTAATTAGGTACCCGCAAACCCTAAATTATTATGGTTCAGAtttattctatttatataaattatattatggTCGGAGTTATAAaattaacaataattattatgaaaaaaatgacTTCAAATAATATTCAATATTTTGATATTAATTCGAAGATCTAAAAAGGTGCaaaatgcatttttttatggttcaaatttgaaatacagtagttatttctttttaaaatccAACAGAGTTAATAAAGTTAGGATATTCGAAATTACTGAACATCATCCTAAGCTTTCCTCACactaataattaatattaatgaataattaatttAGAATGGCAGAATTGAATTTGTGTGATTAGTCCGCAAGCATGAGATGGACTTGAGCCACTTGTGATCGAAGTGGCTCAACGACCCACTCCTCCTTATAGTAATATCTGTGGAGGAAGATGAAAACGACGTCGCACCCGAACAATTAGTCATCTGCAGAACAATCACCACAACCGACGGATCCATCGACAGCGACCGCTTCAGCCGCGCCGATGACGACCTCCGCTCCATCGGCTTCATCAACGACGCGCAATTACGGAGCAAACAAACCGATTGCCCCACCGAAAACGGCTCAACGCTACTGCTCTCGCCACGATTAATTGGATCCACGGCTAGATCTGGAGATGCCGGTGCCGAATCTGTTTCCTGGCGGAGCACCCGCATCCGGCAGAGCGGACAGCTGGTGTGCGTCGCGAACCACTGGTCGATGCAGGAAACATGGAAGGCGTGTGTGCATTTAGGCAGCAGACGCACGGAGTCCTCGTCCTCAAATTCCCCCAAGCACACCACGCATTCTCCTCCCTGATTGACGCCGCGGCGGCGCTTCCATACGGAGAAGGCGAGGATCGGAATCGATTTGACGAATTTCTCGTCGACGCCGGTCGGAGGCGGCGGTTGTGCCGGCGCGGCGCTTTATGCAGTAGTTGACGAGCAAGAGATGGTAGGTCATTATAGCGATAACTGTGGCAACTATGCCGAGCATAGATATGAGTAAGGGATTGAAGAAAGAAGCGTTAGTGGCACTTTGTACCGTAGACGGTGAGCTCAAGCCCTCCATCGTTCATCACATGTACTGTACGGAAATTTCCAGTCCAGGTATGTTTTCTCTTCTCTGGATTAACGGTTGATTGTGTATTTGAAAGAAGCAGATGCTACTACTATCAACTCAAtcaatgtgtatatatatatatatataaggtgCTAATACTATTATCCAAATGAAAAATGATGTATATTCACCTACATTTTGGAGCTCTTTGAAAGAGGCAAATGTTGTTACAAAAATAGAGGAAGGGCGAGAGAAGTAGGGTTGGTAGTGCGACAAGTGGGAGGAGGAATTGGGCTACGGCGTTGATTCAGTAATTTAGTCGAAAAAGTGTGTTTAAAAAAGTTGAATATATAGGGTGATAAGGCGATTAAGTTGTTGAGAGTTTGGTGCAATTTATGATATGGTTAATCGTGGATGGATGATTTGTCATGTGATGTTGCTTGCTCCTCTAAGTTACTAGATTATACTAATCGTTAATTACTGTAGACTTGAACTAGTCCCGAAAAACTTTATAACATCTTTACATTTGGTTTCTGCTAATCTGCATGCATGGTTGGCATATCGGAATTTTGAATAAACCAAGATTTTTTCCTTCAATCATTGTGGAactaaaaaaatcattaatgattgtaaaaataattttatttggattaattaCATGTGATTGGTTATACttgtttattttctaaaatatatTGCAGATCCATCGATCGAGCTTAGTTTAtcttagagaaagagagagacagTGGAAatatacaaaacaaatgggCTGCCACCACTATTTCAATTGCTGTTAATTGAAAATTGGGTTAATCATTATCATAACCTTTTTCAAAAGATTTAGTATTAGGCCAACATGGATACACCCAACCCAATAGACTATGGCAGCCAAAGCAGGAAAAAAGGTCTGCTCCTTCTccttatttataaaattactaGTAAATAGAAAATCATCCATTGAAATTGCTTTTTCTTGTAATAAATCCTCTTCTTTTACCGAGTtgtctctttttatttttcatctttAAATGGAGaatagaaaaaatgaaatgatgcTGTTAGTATTATTGATTGCCACTTCCTTTGAGTTATCCAAATACCATGATTCATTTTGATTTGAATATTCTTGTTGCATGTGCAGCATGTGGGGAATCAAAcaatcataaattcataatatAGTATAGCAATCAGATCTGAGCCAGACTTATCTGATTCTAGTCCAGCTGTTATCCGATCTGTCAAAAGTGACACAATAAGATACTAAAGTGAGAAACCCCTCTCATTGGTCAGCTTCTACATTGGAAAAATGATTCAAActtatttcataaaataagtTGTTATTGATGCGACGTGCAACTTTAATTCCACCATTCATATTTCATCACCAAATCATCGCCACACTCTGAGATACCACACATCTCAAACTCCAAGAATCCCATGGTGTCCACAATTTTGAGCTTCAATCTCCATCTCCACCCCCACCGCCAAAATCTTCTCTTCTCAAACCCCAAACCCAACTACCTCTTGAAGAAATCATCGATATACCCAACCAACTTAACTAGAAAATCCTCCCCCCTCCACAAAAAACGCTACCCCGATCCCTCAATGACATCATCATCAAATCAATCTCAATTACTCTCCCAGTTCAGAGACACGGAGCCGGACCCCACCCTCATAAACGATGATCTAAAGCCGACGCCGCCGGCCCACCGGACTCTGTCTGGGGTGGATATGGCTAGCCTGTGGGTAGGGCTGGTGGTGGGGGTGCCATCATACTACCTAGCCGGCAGCCTAGTCGACCTTGGCATGGCCTGGTGGCAGGGCATCGCCACCGTGGTGGCCGCCAACGTAATCCTGCTATTTCCACTCGTCCTAACCGGCCACCCGGGCACCAAATACGGAATCTCCTTCCCAGTCCTAGCCAGATCCTCCTTCGGAATCCGAGGCGCTCATATCCCCACTCTCTTGAGAGCCCTGGTAGGGTGCGGCTGGTACGGGATCGAGTCATGGATCGGCGGCGAAGcaatcctcctcctccttccaGAAAGCGTGAAAGCGTCATCCCTTGCATTGCCAGTAAACTGGCTTGGAACTTCACCGCTGGCGTTCGGGTGCTTCATCGTGTTCTGGCTCCTGCAGCTGGGAACATTCTGGAACGGGATCGAAGGAATCCAACAGATTGAGAAATACGCAGCTCCGGTACTTAGCCTGCTCACTCTTTCCCTCCTCATGTGGTCGTATGTTCGAGCTGGCGGCTTCGGCCACATGCTCTCCCTCTCATCAAAGCTTTCGAATTCCGAATTCTGGGCTCTGTTCTTCCCTTCACTGACAGCAAACATCAGTTTCTGGGCTACTCTAGCGCTAAACATCCCTGACTTCACTCGCTACGCCAAGAGCCAGAATGATCAAATCATAGGCCAAGCCGGTCTCCCCTTGTTCATGGGAGCATTCACATTTGTGGGGCTGGCAGTGACTTCATCCACCAAAGTCATATTCGGAGAAGTCATTTCCAGCCCAATCCAGCTTCTTGGAAGAATAGGTGGGATTTGGACCAAGATCTTAGCTATATTAGGCATAAGCCTGGCCATCATCACCACCAACGTGGCAGCCAACGTGGTCGCCCCAGCGAACGCGCTCGTCAATCTGAGCCCTTCCGCCTTCACGTTCCGGAGGGGGGCCCTGCTGACGGCGCTGCTGGGGATAGCGTTCCAGCCGTGGAGGCTGCTGCAGTCCAGTGAGAGCTTCGTGTACACGTGGCTTGTGGGATACTCGGCGTTTCTGGGGCCCATCGCGGGGGTGATTCTGGTGGATTATTATTTGATCAAGGGTGCTGAGTTGAGCGTGGGGGATTTGTACACTATGAGCCCGAAAGGGGCTTACTACTACTCTGGTGGCTTCAATGTGGCTGCGATTGGGGCGTTGGTGGTTGGGGTTTTGCCTGTGGTTCCTGGTTTCTTGAATAAGCTTGGAATGCTGAAATCCGTTCCTCAACCGTTTGTGCTCATTTACAACAATGCTTGGTTCATTAGCTTCTTCTTAGCTGCCTTTGTGTACTGGCTGATGATCAGACTCACAGCTGCCTAATTCTCACACATTTCTGTTTCTAAATAAAACCTATgtggagggagtatcatttttctacAAATCTGCTCTAATTTTATacatttcaatataaaaaattgataaagaatCTATTTAAAGATAACAAGAAAAAATGTGATTGTTGAATACTTAAAAATCATGGCTTACATATCGTTGTACaggaaaatcaataaaaattaatttatgctGCTTGCAGAATATAATCAGGAgcatattttgttttttagtaAATTATGTTATTGCTCGTAAAATGGGAGAGCAATTCGCCAATGAGGCAATGCTCAACATATATTGGGCTTAACTCTTGTAGAATTCCAATTAAGCTGGCTCTCTTGTACAACTCCAATTAAGCCGGCTTTCACGTTTGGATCGTGATTTGTAAAGCCCACTTATTTCTGCCTATTTTAGTGGCATACCGAAGTTTTGACTTTTGCCCAATAATATATTCCTTGTTAATTTAGGCATTTGTTTTCATGACGAAGTTTGAAAATAGTGTGTAAGAAGTGAGTCCACATTCAGCTCTTAATCTTGAAGATATAAAGGCTAAAGAGGAAAGGAAGAAGCAAGTAGGAACTAACAGTTAGGGTGAGTTAGTTGGTTAGCAAAGAGCCGTTGGAAGCTCTTGTTTCTTGTTTCTTAATTCTTTTCTGTTAGTGGCGGTTTCCAGATTGTGTGAGCTACATATATAGCTCATTTTCTTGTATCTAGTTAGTTAGTGAGTCAATCAATAAAAAGAGATTTCCTTTTCTCCAAGAAACTATCCTTTCTTCATCAAGATTAGTGTGTGTCTCTGTGTGCTCGGTGTGTATGTGTGTTCTGTGTGAATTACATAGAGAATACCAAAGAGTGTGTGAGCCTTGTGTGCTGAGTTAACAAGTGGCGCCTTCCGGTGGGAAATTGAAGCAGGTTTGCAGAAGTTTagacggtttcagagatggcagcaaggctagATGCATAGAAGTTCACAGGCAaaaatgattatggcctgtggaagatgaagatgaaggcatTTTTGATCCAGCAAGGTTTGGCAGCAGTTCTTGCTACTCTAAGTGAGAAAGGGAAAGCTCCAGCTCTTGATGAGAAATCCCAAGTCAAGCTTGATGAAATGCAGCTCAAGGCCCACAGTGCAGACATCTTGTGTTTGGGAGACAAAGTTCTGAGAGATGTGCAAGAAGCCAATACAGCAATGGAGATTCTGGAGAAATTGAATGAAGTCAATTTGGCTAATTCTAGAAAATAGACTTTACCTGAAGAAGAGGCTCTACTCCTATAGTTTTGCTACTGACAGATCCATCATAGAGAAGCTgaaggagttcaacaagattaTTGATTATCTTGGCTATGTGGATGTCAAGATTTCTGATGAAgataaggctatcttgacaCTCAATGCTCTGCCTAGTTCCAATGATCAATTGAGTGATGCCATCATCTATGGCAGAGACAAGCCTATTACTTACACAAAGGTTTATTCAACTCTGATGGCTAAAGAGCTACAGAGAAATAACAGCAAGGGGTATGATCTACAAGCCCCAAAGGCTCTAAatgtgaagaaattcaagaagcATAAGTTCAAGAAGAAGTATGAAGAAAATTCCAAGGGATCTACCTCTGATACCCCAAAAGAAACCTGGCCATGCCACTGATGCAAGAAGCCTGGGCATCTAAAGAAAGATTGCTTTGCATGGAAGAGGAAGTAGGCCTCTGAGGGCAAAGGGAAGAACACCTCTAGATTGTGTAGAGTGTGTAGATCCACCAGCCCAGCTTCTGAATGTGTTAAAAAATAGGGTAAGTTAGAAATGGATCATGGGTTCTGGGTGCAGTTTTCACATGTGCCCCAATaggagctggtttcatgatctcaACGTGGCAGATTGATCAGTTCTTCTTGGAAACAATCACATCTGCAAGATCAGAGGAGTTGGGAAGGTGAAGCTGAGGCTTCAAGATGTTTCTATCAAGATCTTGACAGAAGTGAGATTTATTCCTGAAGTTAAGAGAAATCTGATCTCTTTGGGGATACTGGAACATAAGGGATTTAATATCTTGATGAGTCAGGGAAAAATTCTGGTGCAATCAGGGAATCAATTAGTTATGGTGGCTGAAAGAGAGCATACACTCTACTACCTAACTGCTGaagctgttgatggagaaagctaCTCCATCTCTACTGAAAATATGAAGCTATGGCACATGAGATTGGCCCATCCAGCTGAGGGAAACATGAAAGAATTGATGAAAAAGGGTTTGATCCCATGAGATATCAGCATCAAGTTGGATCCCTGTGAGCAATGTATTCTGGGGAAAGCAAAGAAAGCCCCATATCCTACAGGTATACACTCATCTACATCCCCTCTTGACTACATACACAGTGATCTATGGGGTCCTTCTCCTATTAATTCTGTTGGTGGATGAAGGTACTATTTGTCTATTATTGATGATTATACTAGAAAGTTGTGGGTTTATATTCTGAGAGAGAAGTCAGAAACATATGCAAAGTTTAAAATGTGTTGCAAGGAGGTGGAGTTAGAGAAAGGCAGGAGTATGAAATGCCTTAGGACTGATAATGGCCTAGAA is a window of Salvia splendens isolate huo1 chromosome 3, SspV2, whole genome shotgun sequence DNA encoding:
- the LOC121793679 gene encoding protein RGF1 INDUCIBLE TRANSCRIPTION FACTOR 1-like isoform X1, translating into MLAPPWLERLLSTSFFNICRSHSDAARSECNMFCLDCNADAFCFYCRSSKHEDHQVIQIRRSSYHDVVRVSEIQKVLDISGVQTYVINSARVLFLNERPQPKGGKAVSHLCQICGRNLLDTFRFCSLGCKLVGIKGNGDGSFIIHGISASSSSSNQEEEELREGSQQDIYPPTPPPPPRSRRKGIPQRAPFRS
- the LOC121793679 gene encoding protein RGF1 INDUCIBLE TRANSCRIPTION FACTOR 1-like isoform X2 — protein: MLAPPWLERLLSTSFFNICRSHSDAARSECNMFCLDCNADAFCFYCRSSKHEDHQVIQIRRSSYHDVVRVSEIQKVLDISGVQTYVINSARVLFLNERPQPKGGKAVSHLCQICGRNLLDTFRFCSLGCKGNGDGSFIIHGISASSSSSNQEEEELREGSQQDIYPPTPPPPPRSRRKGIPQRAPFRS
- the LOC121795470 gene encoding purine-uracil permease NCS1: MVSTILSFNLHLHPHRQNLLFSNPKPNYLLKKSSIYPTNLTRKSSPLHKKRYPDPSMTSSSNQSQLLSQFRDTEPDPTLINDDLKPTPPAHRTLSGVDMASLWVGLVVGVPSYYLAGSLVDLGMAWWQGIATVVAANVILLFPLVLTGHPGTKYGISFPVLARSSFGIRGAHIPTLLRALVGCGWYGIESWIGGEAILLLLPESVKASSLALPVNWLGTSPLAFGCFIVFWLLQLGTFWNGIEGIQQIEKYAAPVLSLLTLSLLMWSYVRAGGFGHMLSLSSKLSNSEFWALFFPSLTANISFWATLALNIPDFTRYAKSQNDQIIGQAGLPLFMGAFTFVGLAVTSSTKVIFGEVISSPIQLLGRIGGIWTKILAILGISLAIITTNVAANVVAPANALVNLSPSAFTFRRGALLTALLGIAFQPWRLLQSSESFVYTWLVGYSAFLGPIAGVILVDYYLIKGAELSVGDLYTMSPKGAYYYSGGFNVAAIGALVVGVLPVVPGFLNKLGMLKSVPQPFVLIYNNAWFISFFLAAFVYWLMIRLTAA